In Puntigrus tetrazona isolate hp1 chromosome 7, ASM1883169v1, whole genome shotgun sequence, the following are encoded in one genomic region:
- the sall1a gene encoding sal-like protein 1a gives MSRRKQAKPQHFQSDSQLVLTEHNGDTETNPDDSPCKDSGAHVCSRCCAEFFELSDLEQHQKNCTKNQLVLIVNENPVSPSGTFSPGCSPHNPDEQMNDTTNNTDQAELTDLLEQNVLDKEEAMDTEMSGVSAPHNDGSGRMAGGSPLSCVGSSHGALGSTGSNLGSSVISASLPQLGNLTELGNFSMINSNVIIENLQSTKVAVAQFSQETRAAGGQRVAVPALMEQLLALQQQQIHQLQLIEQIRHQILLLASQSPELQAPPSSSPVTLGSGTSPLTTLSSHLSQQLAAAAGLAQSIASQSASISSLKQMANVVQLPQNNSSVGESSQNLGAAGPATVNAPPSEKRPGNAGSLHPQLGNPSLAKSSTPAFAMGSLLNPVANTLLPQPPPGNPIFSSALPSASTTVEDLNSLAALAQQRKGKPPNVSSFEPKSSSEDTFFKHKCRFCGKVFGSDSALQIHLRSHTGERPYKCNICGNRFSTRGNLKVHFQRHKEKYPHIQMNPYPVPEHLDNIPTSTGIPYGMSMPPEKPVTSWLDSKPVLSTLTSSVGMLLPPTIPSLPPFIKKEENSSVAISSPSHSAKSDSGPADAPMKNTNNVLEEGESTTLPTSNEKVEENNRSSSLMTNMSSAVEGTIEYTTSNSPPMATNPLMPLMSEQFKAKFPFGGLLDPLQGSETSKLQQLVENIDRKVTDPNECVICHRVLSCQSALKMHYRTHTGERPFKCKVCGRAFTTKGNLKTHYSVHRAMPPLRVQHSCPICQKKFTNAVVLQQHIRMHMGGQIPNTPLPDNYPESMGSDAGSFDERNFDDLDNFSDENMEGIEDGPDSSIPDTPKSVDASQDSLCSSPTPHESLGMESQERSANQGADEEVHYDQGKLMENGVMEGDRLTNDSSSLGGDIESQSAGSPAVSESTSSMQAPSPSNGTILQQKSPSMEDRQQRALSLDHISAGLMQSHSHSPGALDLTSINSSKDPLSLLFPFRERGTLKNTACDICGKTFACQSALDIHYRSHTKERPFICTVCNRGFSTKGNLKQHMLTHQMRDLPSQLFEPNTSLASSPTPSLLSVGPLSSMMKTEVNGFLHGLQPEVKELAPALVTSSASTSPVLSAAPPRRTPKQHYCTTCGKTFSSSSALQIHERTHTGEKPFACTICGRAFTTKGNLKVHMGTHMWNSAPARRGRRLSVDGPMAFLGTNPVKFPELFQKDLTGRAGNGDPTSFWNQYAAAFSNGLAMKTNEISVIQNGGLPPPLSGSVGNGGSSPIGGLTGSMEKLHNSEPNPALAGLEKMANTENGTHFRFTRFMEDKEIVTN, from the exons ATGTCGCGGAGGAAACAAGCGAAGCCGCAGCATTTCCAGTCCGACTCGCAGCTGGTCCTAACCGAGCACAATG GGGACACAGAGACCAACCCGGACGACTCCCCCTGTAAAGACTCGGGTGCCCATGTCTGCAGCAGATGTTGCGCAGAGTTCTTTGAACTATCGGATCTTGAACAACACCAGAAGAATTGCACTAAGAATCAATTAGTTCTAATTGTGAATGAAAATCCAGTGTCTCCTTCCGGAACCTTCTCCCCAGGCTGCTCTCCTCATAATCCTGATGAGCAGATGAATGATACAACTAATAACACAGATCAAGCAGAGTTGACCGACCTTTTGGAGCAGAACGTACTTGACAAAGAGGAGGCCATGGACACTGAGATGTCAGGAGTCTCTGCACCACATAATGATGGAAGTGGACGTATGGCAGGTGGCAGCCCGCTCAGTTGTGTTGGAAGCAGCCATGGAGCTCTGGGCAGCACTGGGTCCAATCTGGGGAGCTCTGTCATCTCTGCCTCACTACCTCAGCTGGGTAACCTGACTGAGCTGGGTAATTTTTCCATGATCAACAGCAACGTCATTATTGAAAACCTACAGAGCACCAAAGTGGCTGTGGCACAGTTCTCTCAAGAGACCAGAGCAGCGGGAGGGCAAAGGGTGGCTGTGCCAGCCCTTATGGAGCAGCTTTTGGCCCTACAGCAGCAGCAGATCCATCAACTACAGCTCATTGAGCAGATTCGTCACCAGATTCTTCTGCTAGCCTCACAGTCACCCGAGCTCCAAGCACCACCTAGTTCTTCCCCTGTGACTTTAGGTTCAGGTACTAGTCCACTAACCACTCTTAGTTCCCATTTGTCTCAACAGTTGGCAGCTGCTGCAGGGTTAGCACAAAGCATAGCCAGCCAGTCTGCAAGCATTAGCAGTTTGAAACAGATGGCTAATGTTGTGCAGCTACCTCAGAACAATTCCAGTGTGGGAGAGTCATCTCAAAACCTTGGAGCAGCAGGGCCAGCTACAGTTAATGCCCCACCTTCAGAGAAGAGACCAGGTAATGCGGGAAGCTTGCATCCTCAATTGGGAAATCCATCACTTGCAAAGTCGTCCACACCAGCCTTTGCAATGGGAAGCCTATTGAATCCTGTGGCTAATACCCTTCTACCTCAGCCCCCACCAGGCAACCCAATATTTTCCAGTGCACTGCCCAGTGCCAGTACCACAGTTGAGGATCTCAACTCACTGGCAGCGCTTGCTCAGCAAAGAAAAGGCAAGCCACCTAACGTCTCTTCTTTTGAACCGAAAAGTAGCTCTGAGGATACGTTTTTCAAGCATAAGTGCAGGTTTTGTGGGAAGGTGTTTGGTAGTGACAGTGCTTTACAGATTCACTTACGTTCTCACACAGGTGAGAGGCCATACAAATGCAACATATGTGGCAACCGCTTTTCCACCCGAGGTAACTTGAAGGTTCATTTTCAACGTCATAAAGAGAAGTATCCACACATTCAGATGAACCCATATCCTGTCCCAGAGCATCTAGACAATATTCCTACGAGTACTGGCATTCCCTATGGTATGTCTATGCCTCCTGAGAAGCCAGTGACTAGCTGGCTCGATAGTAAACCTGTTCTGTCTACTCTGACATCTTCTGTTGGCATGTTACTTCCACCAACTATACCAAGCCTGCCTCCATTCATCAAGAAGGAAGAGAATAGCTCAGTGGCTATAAGCAGCCCTTCTCATTCTGCTAAAAGCGACTCAGGTCCTGCTGATGCACCCATGAAGAACACAAACAATGTGTTGGAAGAAGGGGAGAGCACAACCCTGCCTACCTCAAATGAAAAAGTTGAAGAAAACAACCGTTCATCCAGTCTAATGACAAACATGAGCTCTGCAGTGGAGGGTACCATTGAGTACACAACCTCCAATAGCCCTCCAATGGCCACTAACCCACTCATGCCCCTGATGTCAGAACAGTTCAAAGCTAAGTTTCCTTTTGGAGGTCTCCTCGATCCTCTTCAAGGTTCAGAAACATCTAAGCTTCAGCAGCTCGTTGAGAACATCGACAGGAAAGTGACAGACCCCAATGAGTGTGTTATCTGCCACCGTGTTCTTAGCTGCCAGAGTGCGCTCAAAATGCACTACCGCACACATACCGGGGAGAGGCCTTTCAAATGTAAAGTGTGTGGTCGTGCCTTTACCACCAAGGGCAACCTCAAGACTCATTACAGCGTCCATCGAGCTATGCCACCACTGAGGGTCCAGCATTCTTGTCCCATTTGCCAGAAGAAGTTCACAAACGCTGTGGTACTTCAGCAGCACATTCGCATGCACATGGGTGGTCAGATCCCAAACACCCCTCTTCCTGACAACTATCCAGAATCCATGGGCTCCGATGCTGGCTCATTCGATGAGAGGAACTTTGATGATCTTGACAACTTCTCTGATGAAAACATGGAAGGAATCGAGGATGGACCCGACAGCAGCATTCCAGACACACCAAAGTCAGTTGATGCATCTCAAGACAGCCTCTGTTCATCCCCTACTCCACATGAGTCATTAGGCATGGAGAGCCAGGAGAGGAGTGCCAACCAGGGAGCAGATGAGGAAGTGCATTATGACCAAGGGAAATTAATGGAGAACGGAGTAATGGAAGGAGACAGACTCACAAATGACTCCTCTTCTCTTGGAGGCGACATCGAAAGCCAAAGTGCCGGAAGTCCAGCTGTCTCTGAATCTACCTCTTCCATGCAAGCTCCATCACCCTCTAATGGTACTATCCTACAGCAGAAGTCTCCTAGTATGGAGGACCGGCAGCAGAGGGCATTGTCATTGGACCACATTAGTGCGGGTCTCATGCAGTCTCATTCTCACAGTCCTGGAGCTCTGGATCTTACTTCAATTAACTCATCAAAAGATCCTCTTAGTTTGCTTTTCCCCTTCCGTGAGCGAGGCACCCTGAAGAATACAGCATGTGACATCTGTGGCAAAACGTTTGCCTGCCAGAGTGCCTTGGACATCCATTATCGAAGCCATACCAAAGAAAGACCGTTCATTTGCACAGTATGCAACCGGGGCTTTTCCACCAAGGGAAACTTGAAGCAACATATGCTGACCCACCAGATGCGAGATTTGCCCTCCCAGCTCTTTGAGCCTAACACCAGTCTTGCCTCCAGTCCAACTCCATCGCTTCTATCTGTTGGACCTTTGTCCTCAATGATGAAAACTGAAGTCAACGGCTTTCTGCATGGCCTTCAACCTGAAGTAAAAGAATTGGCTCCAGCACTGGTGACCTCATCTGCTTCCACCTCTCCAGTACTTTCAGCCGCCCCACCACGGAGGACGCCTAAGCAGCACTACTGTACCACTTGTGGGAAGACATTTTCCTCTTCCAGTGCCCTGCAAATCCATGAGAGAACCCATACAGGAGAGAAGCCCTTTGCTTGCACCATCTGTGGACGAGCATTTACCACCAAAGGAAATCTCAAG GTGCATATGGGAACCCACATGTGGAACAGTGCTCCTGCACGGCGTGGTCGCAGGCTTTCAGTAGATGGTCCCATGGCTTTCCTGGGCACAAACCCTGTAAAGTTCCCTGAACTCTTCCAGAAGGACCTAACCGGTAGGGCTGGAAACGGAGACCCAACCAGTTTCTGGAATCAGTATGCTGCTGCTTTCTCTAACGGCCTGGCCATGAAGACCAACGAGATCTCTGTGATCCAGAATGGAGGCCTGCCCCCTCCGCTGTCAGGGAGTGTGGGCAACGGGGGCAGCTCTCCGATCGGAGGCTTGACAGGCAGCATGGAAAAGCTGCATAACTCTGAGCCCAATCCTGCTCTGGCTGGCCTAGAGAAAATGGCCAACACTGAGAACGGGACTCACTTCCGCTTCACACGCTTCATGGAGGACAAGGAGATTGTGACCAACTAG